The nucleotide window GAGATGGTCAGACGGGAGGTCTCGGGAGGGACTGCACAGCCAGCACTGGCCTGTGTGTGGTCTCGCCTGGCCTCCCCTGACCGAGGGAAGGGCTCCTGCTCACAAAGAAACTTTGGGGCCAGCCCACCCTCTGCAACTACCCCAGCCCTGGGGTCCTGGGGTTAGGCTAGGAGAGTCCCAGCTGCAACCTCCTGGGAGCAGAAGAGAAGGTGTCTGTCAGATTTAGGCCTGGGACCAGAATGCAGGAACGGAGAAACAGGTTTGGAGCCACAGGGACCCAGGCTTTAGTGATCCTGGCCTGAGGCAGGGTCAGAGGGCCCTGCTGGTGGGCTCTGGTAGGTGGGTGACCAGGGACTGTTAGCTACAGGGCGTGTGCTTCCTTGCACCTGGCAGGATGCGGCCAGCTCTGCCCTCAGGCTCCCGAGGCACTTGCTGGCCAGGGACCTGAAAGCTGCATTTGCCTGTGTTTTGCGAGTGAAATGATTCAGAAACAAAGACTCAGGTGATCTCTCTCTGAGCAGATGTCCCTGTGCCTCAATCACCCACCCTCCCCCAAACACTCACAGGTTGGGACAGGGCCTCTCTGCGCCCCAGGCTTCAGTCCTGCCCTCCCCGCTGAATGTCAGGGACACAGGGCAGGCCAGGGATGGGTCAGACGGGAGGTCTCCTCACGCAGGAGAGAGCGGGGAATTGTTCCGCCTTAGGGAAGAGAGGACACGGCCAAGTGAAGGATCCTTCCCACTCCCATCTCCGGGGCTTCGGGTGTCCAGACCTGACTCctgctccccctcctcccccagcctacTTCTCCCTGCAGGTGATCTCGGCGCGCAGGGCCTTCCGCGTGTCGCCGCCGCTCACCACCGGCCCACCCGAGTTCGAGCGCGTCTACCGAGCCCAGTGAGGCGCGGCGGGAGGGCGCGGGACGGGGAGCGAGCCCCGGGCGGGTCCGGGTCGCAGGACCAGCCCGGCCGGCGTGCTCATCCCACCCGCCCACCGCAGGGTGAACTGCAGCGAGTACTTCCCGCTATTCCTCGCCACGCTCTGGGTCGCCGGCATCTTCTTTCATGAAGGTCGGGGTGTGGGGCTGGGGCGCACGCGCTGGACCCCCTGGCGGCCGCGCAGCACGCTCACGAGGTCCGCGCGCACCTCTCGCAGGGGCGGCGGCGCTGTGCGGCCTGGTCTACCTGTTCGCGCGCCTCCGCTACTTCCAGGGCTACGCCCGCTCCGCGCAGCTCAGGTGAGGGCCGGGCGGGcagcggggcggggccggggaaAGGTCGCGGGTGGGCGGGGTCCTGGGGAGCGGGGCCCAAGCTGGGGGCGGACGACGGGCCGGAGCCCAGCGCCTTTGGGAATTCGGCGGGCGAGCCCTGGCGGCGGCCGGAGGAAGTCCccgcggggccggggccggggctggGGCGGGGAAGAAGCGGGGCCTTCTCGCGCCACCGCCCCGCTGACGGCCGCCCGCAGGCTGGCACCCCTGTACGCGAGCGCGCGCGCCCTCTGGCTGCTGGTGGCGCTGGCTGTGCTCGGCCTGCTCGCCCACTTCCTCCCGGCCGCGCTGCGCGCCGCGCTCCTCGGACGGCTGCGGACGTTGCTGCCGTGGGCCTGAGACCAAGGCCGCTGGGCCGGCGGAGCCGGGAACGAAGAGCCGGAGCCTCCAGCTGCCCCGGGAAGCGGCGCTCGCCTCCGCATCCTAGTCTCTATCATTAAAGTTCTCGTGACCGAGACCCGGGCTGCGTTTTCTGGGTCCGCGGGGGTGGTGCACCGCGGGCTACGGACCCTGGAGGGGCCCAGCCCAAGCCCGGGCAGCCCGGCGGGCTTCCTAGAGGCGGCGTGGGAGGGGCTGCGAAGGAACGGGACCTCCCCCTGGGGCGAGACTGGATCCGGTCTTcacctcccaccccactccctACTCAGCCTCCGGGTTACAAGGCCGCCCAGTCCTGCCGGGGTTCACCCAGCTAGCGCTCAGCGGTCTGCTCACCGGTCCCCCTCCTCAGGGGCCTCCCCTCTCCTGACTCTCAGCCACCCAGTCCCTCGTTCCCTGGCCTTCGCAGCTGACACTAGCCTGCAGGCGCGGGGCCCAGCACCTAGTTGTGCAGCTGCAGTGCCACCCACAGCCTGTGGATCTCTCCCCCCGTGAGGGCAGGCGCCTTTTGGTCAGCACTGGATCCCCCTTGTTAACTGTAGGTGTTCAGGGCAGCCCTCCCAGGTCCGCAGAGCTGCAGGCACCATGGGAACATAGTGAGTCGGTGACAGGTGGTCTCAAGGAAATGTGCAGAAGGCTTGGGGATTCAGGGGAGGCCCACAAAACAAACAAGTGCCTTTTAGCCGAGTATGCAGGAGAAACGGAGAAAGGAGAGCTTGCCAAGCAGGGGCAACGgtgtgtgcaaaggccctgaggtgagcGGGAGACCCTAACGTGCCAGAGGAGGGTGCCGGGAACCCAGGATGAGGACCAAGCTGAGACACACGGAGGGGAACAAGGAGGCTGGGAAACGCCTTCAGCTTGAGGAGCTAAGGGAAGGCCTCATGGCAGGCCTTGGACATGGGGGAGGCATTGGGGGACTTGCTGTGGGTATTGTGGTCCCACATTCTGAGCTGCTTTCACCAGTGAATTACTGCCTTTGCGGCCTGATCTTAGGAACGGGGGTGAGGTGGTGCCGAGGTGGCACTGCGCCTGCAGAC belongs to Theropithecus gelada isolate Dixy chromosome 6, Tgel_1.0, whole genome shotgun sequence and includes:
- the LTC4S gene encoding leukotriene C4 synthase — translated: MKDEVALLATVTLLGVLLQAYFSLQVISARRAFRVSPPLTTGPPEFERVYRAQVNCSEYFPLFLATLWVAGIFFHEGAAALCGLVYLFARLRYFQGYARSAQLRLAPLYASARALWLLVALAVLGLLAHFLPAALRAALLGRLRTLLPWA